CTCGCCCTAGGCGACAAGGCAGGAGCAGTCGACGCCCTGAGCAAGGCGTTGGTGGCGAACCCGGGATACCGGGCGGCGCTGTCAGCCATGCGGGGCATGAACACGACGCGGCAGGCGGCGTAAGCGGTCGCCGAATCCAACAAATCCAAATGTGAGTAGCACTCAAAGCATCCATCACGATGGCGTGGATTCGTCTCAGTCTGCTTCGCGAAGGAGCAGGATTTTGATTTCAACCGTCAGCGGCTTGATCGCGTCGTCGATCATGGGACCCTTCGCCCGCCAGAGGTAGAGGGCACGCTCGATCGGACCATCGTGAATCGGGAGTCCGGAGGTGCGGACCCAGTGAACCTCGGTGGGCTTGCCGTCAAGACCAAAGGTGATGCGAACGATCGGGTTGCGCTGCGGGAGCGTGGTGCGTGCGGCGATGGTGTAGCGAGGGACGACGGTGTCAATGATAAGACCCTCTCGCGCCAGCACCTTGCCTGGCTGCACTTCCAGTTGACCTTTGATCGATGTGGGCGGGACTTCACGAGTGTCCAGAGGGATTGAGGTTGGCCGGTCGGGCCCGGTGATCGCGCCGCCAGCGGGCTGTGGCGTGCTCTCCGGCTGGGGCGGCGTCTGCGGAGACAGTAACTGAGGAATGAGCGGTCCACCCGCGAGGAAGCGCTCGGTCTGGCCCTGCTCTGGCGGGGATTCTCCGGCTTCGGGCGCTTCGCGGGGCTCAGGGCTGGGTGCGCTCTGTGCCTCAGCTAGAGGTTGCTGGGCCGTAGCTCGGGGTGATGGTTGCCCAGGGCTTGGGGCGGTGGGGGTCAACTCGGCTGGAGCCTGATCCTGCGGGTTGGCCGTCGCCTGAACCGCTGGTTGCTGAGTCACCGATCGGCGAGCTTTGAGATCCTGGTAGGTGTCGTATGAAATCCACGCGACACGCGCTGGTGATGGCTCCGTGTCGCCGGGTTCGATGAGATCATCCGGCACTGGTGGCGGGAGAAAGCGTTCGGGCGCTGCGGTCGAGGTGGTGGCGGTTCCTCCAATGAAGATGGCGATGTGCACAACCAGAGACAACCCCAGCGCGAAGAGTGGGGCGAGTGCTTCGGATGATGGGAGTGTATGACGAACCATGCGGGTCACTCGCTCGGGTTGCCAACAACCGCGACATCCTCGACGCCAGCCGCGCGGAGTTGTTCGATGACCTTGATCAGCAGGGGCCCCCGATCAACTGGTGCCTGCATGACCAACCCGCCCTGCTCCTCACGGGTGTCCTCCATCGCGATGTAAACCCGCAGCCCCGGCTCGGCGGCCTGGCGAGAGGTGATCGTCTTGGCCAGTTCAGCGAGGGTGCTGGGCTCACGGTCGACGTACAACTCGCCAGCGTTGTCCAGCGTGATGGCGAGAGAAGGCGGAATCTCTGCGGCGGTCCCCTGCTCGAGGCTCGTGAGTTCAACCGGCAGCAACTCGGCTCGGACCATGACGGTCATCGAGTAAATAAAGAACGTCAACAGCAGAAACACCACATCGATGAGCGGGACAAGCTCGACGCGGGGTGAGAGATCGATGGCGGACGGCAAACGCATCACACCATCGTAGCCCCCCGGGCTGGATTCATGCTCGCGGGTTGCTTCTAAGGGTTTCCCATGCAGCAGCGACCTGCTCGGGCGTGGGCTGATGGGTGATAATCACCTCACCCAGGCGCGTGGGCAGGACAAAACGAAGGCGTCTGTCGGCGACCTTCTTGTCCATCGCCATGACCTTCATCAGGATCGCGGTGATCGGCAGGTCATCGTGCCAAGTGGGGAGCCCGACGGCGGCGATGAGGTCAACAAGCTGATGTTCGAGTGAGGGATGGCAGAGGTTCATCGCGATCGCCATGCGCGTGGCGGCAATCATGCCCAGGGCGACGGCTTCGCCATGCTTGATCTTGCCGTAGGCCGAGCCGGCTTCGATGGCGTGGGCGAAGGTATGGCCGAAGTTGAGGTGGGCGCGGACGCCTGTCTCACGCTCATCTTCCTCCACGACGGCCGCTTTGATCCGGACGTTGCGGGCAACCAGTTCGACAAGGGTTTCCGGGTCGAGCTTGTGGATCTTCTCGACGTTCTCCGAGATCCAGGTGAACAGCTGAGGATCGCGGATGACCCCGTGCTTGATGCACTCGGCCAGACCGGAGCGGAGTTCGCGTTCGGGTAGAGACGAGAGCGTGTTGGTGTCGCAGACGACCAGTCGGGGCTGGTGGAACGAACCGATGAGATTCTTGCCGTGAGTGGTGTTGACGCCTGTCTTTCCGCCGGTCGATGCATCGACCATGGCGAGGAGTGTGGTCGGGCACTGAATGAAGGGAACGCCCCGGAGGTAAGTTGCGGCGACGAACCCCGCCGTATCGCCTGTGATCCCCCCGCCGAGAGCGATGACCGGCGAGCTGCGCTCAAGCCGGTTCCCGAGCAGGACCTCGTAGAGTGAGCGGACGGTGCCGAGGGTCTTTTTTTTCTCCGTGGGCGTCATCACCGCGACCGTGGTCTCGAACCCCGCGTCCTGAAGAGACCGCGCGACGGGCTTACCGATATCAATCTCGACGGCTTCATCGACAATCAAGGCCGCCTGCCGGTGAGGGGCCACCTCGCGGACCAGGTCGCCGAGGCGATCTAGCAAGCCGGGCTCGATCCGGATCGAGTAGCCGTGCTGGACGGGAGGGAGTTGGAGGTTAACGGTCGCCATGAGAGCAGGATAGCGAGCTCAGAGAGGTCGTTGCGGCAGGAGGGTGTTTTATGGCGCACGGACTTACTACCATGCTGGATTCCCTCCAGCGTGACGCGAGATGAGTATGACGACGCCCCAGCCCGTATCCCAGGCTCTCCTGGAAGTTCCCGAGTCGCTGTATGGCGAGGTCGTCCCGATCGTGGACTTCGGATCGCAGTACGTCCAGCTCATCGCCAGAAGGGTCCGCGAGGCTGGGGTTTACTCCGTGCTGGTGAGCCCTGAG
This Phycisphaeraceae bacterium DNA region includes the following protein-coding sequences:
- the aroB gene encoding 3-dehydroquinate synthase, with translation MATVNLQLPPVQHGYSIRIEPGLLDRLGDLVREVAPHRQAALIVDEAVEIDIGKPVARSLQDAGFETTVAVMTPTEKKKTLGTVRSLYEVLLGNRLERSSPVIALGGGITGDTAGFVAATYLRGVPFIQCPTTLLAMVDASTGGKTGVNTTHGKNLIGSFHQPRLVVCDTNTLSSLPERELRSGLAECIKHGVIRDPQLFTWISENVEKIHKLDPETLVELVARNVRIKAAVVEEDERETGVRAHLNFGHTFAHAIEAGSAYGKIKHGEAVALGMIAATRMAIAMNLCHPSLEHQLVDLIAAVGLPTWHDDLPITAILMKVMAMDKKVADRRLRFVLPTRLGEVIITHQPTPEQVAAAWETLRSNPRA
- a CDS encoding biopolymer transporter ExbD, producing the protein MRLPSAIDLSPRVELVPLIDVVFLLLTFFIYSMTVMVRAELLPVELTSLEQGTAAEIPPSLAITLDNAGELYVDREPSTLAELAKTITSRQAAEPGLRVYIAMEDTREEQGGLVMQAPVDRGPLLIKVIEQLRAAGVEDVAVVGNPSE